A DNA window from Pseudodesulfovibrio thermohalotolerans contains the following coding sequences:
- a CDS encoding universal stress protein yields MDSILLATTGEAHCMRAEDYALKYCALNRTSLDIIHVVEDNLSHYGMIDSLATEGDRRDFIAYSQKVERPEVERRLARITGKAESMNINYRLYIEWKSPLYCILKHIRHVKSQLLVVGGRKRRHNPFSLVRCLSRKASCEVMQVL; encoded by the coding sequence ATGGACAGCATCCTTCTCGCAACGACCGGCGAAGCCCACTGCATGCGCGCGGAAGACTACGCCCTCAAATACTGCGCGCTCAACAGGACCTCCCTGGACATCATCCACGTCGTCGAGGACAACCTTTCCCACTACGGAATGATCGATTCCCTGGCCACCGAGGGAGACCGGCGGGACTTCATCGCCTACTCGCAGAAGGTGGAACGGCCCGAAGTCGAACGCCGCCTGGCCCGGATCACGGGAAAGGCCGAATCCATGAACATCAATTATCGGCTGTACATCGAGTGGAAGTCTCCCTTATATTGCATCCTCAAGCACATCCGGCACGTCAAGTCGCAACTTCTGGTGGTGGGAGGCAGGAAACGGAGGCACAACCCCTTCAGCCTGGTCCGCTGCCTGAGCCGAAAGGCGTCCTGCGAAGTCATGCAGGTGCTCTGA
- a CDS encoding YeiH family protein: MTIDSRTMDGTDVQKAFINEVLESLPGILLVISVAVFAHFAAPLLLRFEFFKTYLTIKDFILAILVGIAIRNTVGVPGMLQPGLRFSTILTKTGIVVMGAKYSLAGLVTVGGQALGLIFAFLFGSAILLMWIGKKLNVSPSLSACLAAGLSVCGVSATIAVSPAVNAKKEEMAYSIAVVLMFGLLALVVFPPLGRMLELSDAQYGAFAGVGIINSAQVLAAGFGFSDGAGVVAGVYNIGRVLFLPFVVLMLTILACQRETTTSRESINKWQIIVSKFPVFVLGFLAIVLMNTAGMISAPAAKTAKVFMEWAFLLGFASIGLTTRLSDLKAAGLTGIVVGFTVASLKAGLALIAVLYFIN; encoded by the coding sequence ATGACTATCGATTCAAGGACAATGGACGGGACCGACGTCCAAAAGGCATTCATCAACGAGGTGTTGGAGAGCCTTCCGGGCATTCTGCTCGTCATCTCGGTGGCGGTATTCGCCCATTTCGCCGCGCCGCTTCTGCTGCGGTTCGAATTTTTCAAAACGTACCTGACCATCAAGGACTTCATCCTGGCCATTCTTGTGGGCATCGCCATCCGCAACACCGTGGGCGTGCCCGGGATGTTGCAGCCCGGATTGCGCTTCTCCACCATTCTGACCAAGACCGGCATCGTCGTCATGGGCGCAAAGTATTCCCTGGCGGGCCTGGTCACGGTGGGCGGGCAGGCCCTCGGCCTGATCTTCGCCTTCCTGTTCGGCTCGGCCATTCTGCTCATGTGGATCGGCAAGAAGCTGAACGTGTCCCCCTCGCTCAGCGCATGTCTGGCCGCAGGCCTGTCCGTGTGCGGCGTTTCCGCGACCATCGCCGTGTCGCCCGCCGTCAACGCGAAGAAGGAGGAGATGGCCTACTCCATCGCCGTGGTCCTCATGTTCGGCCTGCTCGCCCTGGTGGTCTTTCCGCCCCTGGGCCGGATGCTGGAACTCAGCGACGCCCAGTACGGCGCGTTTGCGGGCGTGGGCATCATCAACTCCGCCCAAGTCCTCGCCGCCGGTTTCGGCTTCAGCGACGGAGCGGGCGTGGTCGCGGGTGTGTACAACATCGGCCGCGTCCTGTTCCTGCCCTTCGTGGTCCTGATGCTGACCATCTTGGCGTGCCAGCGCGAAACCACCACCTCGCGCGAATCCATCAACAAGTGGCAGATCATCGTCTCCAAGTTCCCGGTGTTCGTGCTCGGCTTCCTCGCCATCGTGCTCATGAACACCGCCGGAATGATCTCCGCCCCGGCCGCAAAGACGGCCAAGGTGTTCATGGAATGGGCGTTTCTCCTCGGCTTCGCCAGCATCGGCCTGACCACCCGCCTGTCAGACCTCAAGGCCGCGGGCCTGACCGGAATCGTCGTAGGCTTCACCGTGGCGTCGCTCAAGGCGGGCCTCGCGCTGATCGCCGTGCTGTATTTCATCAACTAA